The following are encoded together in the Brevinematia bacterium genome:
- a CDS encoding undecaprenyl-diphosphate phosphatase produces the protein PATIGAFIYETYKTLKSESLSLKFEWTYVIGFLVALVVGYLALWILMKLLKEGKFYIFSIYTFIVGLSALIF, from the coding sequence CCCGCAACAATCGGAGCTTTCATCTACGAAACATACAAAACCTTAAAAAGCGAAAGCTTAAGCCTTAAATTTGAATGGACGTATGTTATAGGATTCCTAGTCGCCTTAGTCGTCGGATACCTTGCTCTGTGGATTCTCATGAAGTTGCTTAAAGAAGGCAAATTCTACATTTTCTCAATATATACCTTCATAGTCGGACTTTCAGCATTAATTTTCTAG
- the fabZ gene encoding 3-hydroxyacyl-ACP dehydratase FabZ, producing the protein MEEELKEVNLDVTEIQKILPHRFPFLLVDKIEKMGTTKAIGYKNVTINEWFFQGHFPGYPIMPGVLIIEGLAQCAGVLALKAIGYSSDNPPLIFFATIDNVKFRNPVFPGDKLVYEVEITKISNKFGKFRGIAKVGDKVCVEAEMMAVIQNR; encoded by the coding sequence ATGGAAGAAGAACTAAAAGAAGTTAACCTTGATGTAACCGAGATTCAGAAAATATTACCCCATAGGTTTCCATTCCTTCTAGTTGATAAGATTGAGAAGATGGGAACAACTAAAGCAATAGGATATAAGAACGTCACAATAAACGAATGGTTTTTTCAAGGACACTTCCCCGGATACCCAATAATGCCAGGAGTTTTGATAATAGAAGGACTTGCCCAATGTGCCGGCGTTTTAGCTCTCAAAGCTATAGGGTATTCCTCTGATAATCCTCCACTGATTTTCTTCGCAACAATTGATAATGTAAAATTCAGGAATCCCGTTTTTCCAGGAGACAAACTTGTGTATGAAGTTGAAATAACAAAAATCTCAAACAAATTCGGTAAGTTCAGAGGTATTGCCAAAGTCGGCGACAAAGTCTGTGTAGAAGCCGAAATGATGGCAGTAATACAAAATAGATAG